A genomic region of Botrytis cinerea B05.10 chromosome 9, complete sequence contains the following coding sequences:
- the Bcaqp9 gene encoding Bcaqp9, translated as MLPYPKQRCESFNVVDLLSTCSFYKAVSLKNLKLHIEQHPSFANPSLSHISKFAFTELPFHAFTFSIPKMSLDKQESPIPIVSNDKNIGIFESQNSSPNLSSHESTLDGNNMHTVSSEGSGAYAEHGPGIDHKIPQELEIQSKPDLLWSRVRHTMREPFSEFFGVFILILFGDGVVAQVVLSSGERGSYQSISWGWGIGVMLGVYASGVSGAHINPAVTFANCIFRKFPWRKFPIYMLAQVLGAMCASGVVYANYKSAIDMFEGGNNIRTVGLNTSSAGIFCTYPAPFMTKTGQFFSEFVASTILMFCIYALQDNGNLGSGNLTPLGLFFVIFGIGACFGWETGYAINLARDFGPRLMSYFLGYGHEVWSAGNYYFWVPMVAPFIGCLFGGWLYDVFIFTGESPINTPWMGLKRLMPGGLGSKKVDSKV; from the exons ATGCTACCATACCCAAAACAGCGTTGCGAGAGTTTCAATGTTGTAGACTTGTTGTCCACATGTTCATTCTATAAGG CAGTATCActcaaaaatctcaagcTACATATAGAACAGCATCCGTCTTTCGCAAATCCATCTTTGTCTCATATATCCAAGTTTGCATTCACAGAATTGCCATTCCACGCCTTTACTTTCTCAATTCCTAAAATGAGTCTAGATAAGCAAGAGTCTCCCATTCCTATCGTTAGCAATGACAAGAACATAGGGATATTTGAATCCCAAAACTCCTCGCCAAACCTCTCATCACACGAGTCTACGTTGGACGGAAACAACATGCATACGGTATCCAGTGAAGGTAGTGGTGCTTATGCAGAGCATGGTCCTGGAATCGATCATAAGATCCCACAAGAACTCGAGATACAGTCCAAGCCGGACCTCTTATGGAGTCGTGTTCGACATACCATGCGAGAACCTTTCTCGGAATTCTTTGGTGTATTTATTTT GATCTTGTTTGGAGATGGTGTAGTTGCGCAAGTAGTCCTTAGCTCCGGCGAGAGAGGCTCCTATCAATCTATATCTTGGGGATGGGG AATTGGAGTTATGCTTGGGGTCTATGCTTCAGGTGTTAGTGGTGCTCACATAAACCCAGCTGTGACATTCGCAAACTGcatctttcgaaaatttcCCTGGCGCAAATTCCCCATCTACATGTTGGCGCAAGTGTTGGGTGCAATGTGCGCCTCTGGTGTGGTCTATG CAAACTATAAATCTGCCATTGATATGTTCGAAGGGGGGAATAACATTCGAACTGTGGGTCTCAATACATCATCTGCAGGCATATTCTGCACCTACCCCGCCCCTTTCATGACAAAGACAGGACAATTCTTTTCGGAGTTTGTCGCAAGTACGATACTCATGTTTTGTATCTACGCTCTACAAGACAATGGTAACTTAGGCTCTGGAAATCTTACCCCACTTGGACTCTTCTTCGTGATTTTTGGTATTGGAGCTTGCTTTGGAT GGGAAACTGGATATGCTATCAATTTGGCTAGAGACTTCGGTCCAAGATTGATGAGCTACTTCCTTGGATATGGTCATGAGGTATGGAGCGCGGGAAACTATTACTTTTGGGTACCTATGGTAGCACCATTCATCGGATGCCTGTTTGGAGGCTGGTTGTATG ATGTCTTCATTTTCACTGGTGAAAGCCCCATCAATACTCCTTGGATGGGACTGAAGCGACTCATGCCTGGGGGTCTCGGGAGTAAGAAAGTAGATTCCAAAGTTTAA
- the Bcaqp9 gene encoding Bcaqp9, which produces MLPYPKQRCESFNVVDLLSTCSFYKGVSLKNLKLHIEQHPSFANPSLSHISKFAFTELPFHAFTFSIPKMSLDKQESPIPIVSNDKNIGIFESQNSSPNLSSHESTLDGNNMHTVSSEGSGAYAEHGPGIDHKIPQELEIQSKPDLLWSRVRHTMREPFSEFFGVFILILFGDGVVAQVVLSSGERGSYQSISWGWGIGVMLGVYASGVSGAHINPAVTFANCIFRKFPWRKFPIYMLAQVLGAMCASGVVYANYKSAIDMFEGGNNIRTVGLNTSSAGIFCTYPAPFMTKTGQFFSEFVASTILMFCIYALQDNGNLGSGNLTPLGLFFVIFGIGACFGWETGYAINLARDFGPRLMSYFLGYGHEVWSAGNYYFWVPMVAPFIGCLFGGWLYDVFIFTGESPINTPWMGLKRLMPGGLGSKKVDSKV; this is translated from the exons ATGCTACCATACCCAAAACAGCGTTGCGAGAGTTTCAATGTTGTAGACTTGTTGTCCACATGTTCATTCTATAAGGGTG TATCActcaaaaatctcaagcTACATATAGAACAGCATCCGTCTTTCGCAAATCCATCTTTGTCTCATATATCCAAGTTTGCATTCACAGAATTGCCATTCCACGCCTTTACTTTCTCAATTCCTAAAATGAGTCTAGATAAGCAAGAGTCTCCCATTCCTATCGTTAGCAATGACAAGAACATAGGGATATTTGAATCCCAAAACTCCTCGCCAAACCTCTCATCACACGAGTCTACGTTGGACGGAAACAACATGCATACGGTATCCAGTGAAGGTAGTGGTGCTTATGCAGAGCATGGTCCTGGAATCGATCATAAGATCCCACAAGAACTCGAGATACAGTCCAAGCCGGACCTCTTATGGAGTCGTGTTCGACATACCATGCGAGAACCTTTCTCGGAATTCTTTGGTGTATTTATTTT GATCTTGTTTGGAGATGGTGTAGTTGCGCAAGTAGTCCTTAGCTCCGGCGAGAGAGGCTCCTATCAATCTATATCTTGGGGATGGGG AATTGGAGTTATGCTTGGGGTCTATGCTTCAGGTGTTAGTGGTGCTCACATAAACCCAGCTGTGACATTCGCAAACTGcatctttcgaaaatttcCCTGGCGCAAATTCCCCATCTACATGTTGGCGCAAGTGTTGGGTGCAATGTGCGCCTCTGGTGTGGTCTATG CAAACTATAAATCTGCCATTGATATGTTCGAAGGGGGGAATAACATTCGAACTGTGGGTCTCAATACATCATCTGCAGGCATATTCTGCACCTACCCCGCCCCTTTCATGACAAAGACAGGACAATTCTTTTCGGAGTTTGTCGCAAGTACGATACTCATGTTTTGTATCTACGCTCTACAAGACAATGGTAACTTAGGCTCTGGAAATCTTACCCCACTTGGACTCTTCTTCGTGATTTTTGGTATTGGAGCTTGCTTTGGAT GGGAAACTGGATATGCTATCAATTTGGCTAGAGACTTCGGTCCAAGATTGATGAGCTACTTCCTTGGATATGGTCATGAGGTATGGAGCGCGGGAAACTATTACTTTTGGGTACCTATGGTAGCACCATTCATCGGATGCCTGTTTGGAGGCTGGTTGTATG ATGTCTTCATTTTCACTGGTGAAAGCCCCATCAATACTCCTTGGATGGGACTGAAGCGACTCATGCCTGGGGGTCTCGGGAGTAAGAAAGTAGATTCCAAAGTTTAA
- the Bcaqp9 gene encoding Bcaqp9, producing MSLDKQESPIPIVSNDKNIGIFESQNSSPNLSSHESTLDGNNMHTVSSEGSGAYAEHGPGIDHKIPQELEIQSKPDLLWSRVRHTMREPFSEFFGVFILILFGDGVVAQVVLSSGERGSYQSISWGWGIGVMLGVYASGVSGAHINPAVTFANCIFRKFPWRKFPIYMLAQVLGAMCASGVVYANYKSAIDMFEGGNNIRTVGLNTSSAGIFCTYPAPFMTKTGQFFSEFVASTILMFCIYALQDNGNLGSGNLTPLGLFFVIFGIGACFGWETGYAINLARDFGPRLMSYFLGYGHEVWSAGNYYFWVPMVAPFIGCLFGGWLYDVFIFTGESPINTPWMGLKRLMPGGLGSKKVDSKV from the exons ATGAGTCTAGATAAGCAAGAGTCTCCCATTCCTATCGTTAGCAATGACAAGAACATAGGGATATTTGAATCCCAAAACTCCTCGCCAAACCTCTCATCACACGAGTCTACGTTGGACGGAAACAACATGCATACGGTATCCAGTGAAGGTAGTGGTGCTTATGCAGAGCATGGTCCTGGAATCGATCATAAGATCCCACAAGAACTCGAGATACAGTCCAAGCCGGACCTCTTATGGAGTCGTGTTCGACATACCATGCGAGAACCTTTCTCGGAATTCTTTGGTGTATTTATTTT GATCTTGTTTGGAGATGGTGTAGTTGCGCAAGTAGTCCTTAGCTCCGGCGAGAGAGGCTCCTATCAATCTATATCTTGGGGATGGGG AATTGGAGTTATGCTTGGGGTCTATGCTTCAGGTGTTAGTGGTGCTCACATAAACCCAGCTGTGACATTCGCAAACTGcatctttcgaaaatttcCCTGGCGCAAATTCCCCATCTACATGTTGGCGCAAGTGTTGGGTGCAATGTGCGCCTCTGGTGTGGTCTATG CAAACTATAAATCTGCCATTGATATGTTCGAAGGGGGGAATAACATTCGAACTGTGGGTCTCAATACATCATCTGCAGGCATATTCTGCACCTACCCCGCCCCTTTCATGACAAAGACAGGACAATTCTTTTCGGAGTTTGTCGCAAGTACGATACTCATGTTTTGTATCTACGCTCTACAAGACAATGGTAACTTAGGCTCTGGAAATCTTACCCCACTTGGACTCTTCTTCGTGATTTTTGGTATTGGAGCTTGCTTTGGAT GGGAAACTGGATATGCTATCAATTTGGCTAGAGACTTCGGTCCAAGATTGATGAGCTACTTCCTTGGATATGGTCATGAGGTATGGAGCGCGGGAAACTATTACTTTTGGGTACCTATGGTAGCACCATTCATCGGATGCCTGTTTGGAGGCTGGTTGTATG ATGTCTTCATTTTCACTGGTGAAAGCCCCATCAATACTCCTTGGATGGGACTGAAGCGACTCATGCCTGGGGGTCTCGGGAGTAAGAAAGTAGATTCCAAAGTTTAA
- the Bcaqp9 gene encoding Bcaqp9, with translation MLPYPKQRCESFNVVDLLSTCSFYKVSLKNLKLHIEQHPSFANPSLSHISKFAFTELPFHAFTFSIPKMSLDKQESPIPIVSNDKNIGIFESQNSSPNLSSHESTLDGNNMHTVSSEGSGAYAEHGPGIDHKIPQELEIQSKPDLLWSRVRHTMREPFSEFFGVFILILFGDGVVAQVVLSSGERGSYQSISWGWGIGVMLGVYASGVSGAHINPAVTFANCIFRKFPWRKFPIYMLAQVLGAMCASGVVYANYKSAIDMFEGGNNIRTVGLNTSSAGIFCTYPAPFMTKTGQFFSEFVASTILMFCIYALQDNGNLGSGNLTPLGLFFVIFGIGACFGWETGYAINLARDFGPRLMSYFLGYGHEVWSAGNYYFWVPMVAPFIGCLFGGWLYDVFIFTGESPINTPWMGLKRLMPGGLGSKKVDSKV, from the exons ATGCTACCATACCCAAAACAGCGTTGCGAGAGTTTCAATGTTGTAGACTTGTTGTCCACATGTTCATTCTATAAGG TATCActcaaaaatctcaagcTACATATAGAACAGCATCCGTCTTTCGCAAATCCATCTTTGTCTCATATATCCAAGTTTGCATTCACAGAATTGCCATTCCACGCCTTTACTTTCTCAATTCCTAAAATGAGTCTAGATAAGCAAGAGTCTCCCATTCCTATCGTTAGCAATGACAAGAACATAGGGATATTTGAATCCCAAAACTCCTCGCCAAACCTCTCATCACACGAGTCTACGTTGGACGGAAACAACATGCATACGGTATCCAGTGAAGGTAGTGGTGCTTATGCAGAGCATGGTCCTGGAATCGATCATAAGATCCCACAAGAACTCGAGATACAGTCCAAGCCGGACCTCTTATGGAGTCGTGTTCGACATACCATGCGAGAACCTTTCTCGGAATTCTTTGGTGTATTTATTTT GATCTTGTTTGGAGATGGTGTAGTTGCGCAAGTAGTCCTTAGCTCCGGCGAGAGAGGCTCCTATCAATCTATATCTTGGGGATGGGG AATTGGAGTTATGCTTGGGGTCTATGCTTCAGGTGTTAGTGGTGCTCACATAAACCCAGCTGTGACATTCGCAAACTGcatctttcgaaaatttcCCTGGCGCAAATTCCCCATCTACATGTTGGCGCAAGTGTTGGGTGCAATGTGCGCCTCTGGTGTGGTCTATG CAAACTATAAATCTGCCATTGATATGTTCGAAGGGGGGAATAACATTCGAACTGTGGGTCTCAATACATCATCTGCAGGCATATTCTGCACCTACCCCGCCCCTTTCATGACAAAGACAGGACAATTCTTTTCGGAGTTTGTCGCAAGTACGATACTCATGTTTTGTATCTACGCTCTACAAGACAATGGTAACTTAGGCTCTGGAAATCTTACCCCACTTGGACTCTTCTTCGTGATTTTTGGTATTGGAGCTTGCTTTGGAT GGGAAACTGGATATGCTATCAATTTGGCTAGAGACTTCGGTCCAAGATTGATGAGCTACTTCCTTGGATATGGTCATGAGGTATGGAGCGCGGGAAACTATTACTTTTGGGTACCTATGGTAGCACCATTCATCGGATGCCTGTTTGGAGGCTGGTTGTATG ATGTCTTCATTTTCACTGGTGAAAGCCCCATCAATACTCCTTGGATGGGACTGAAGCGACTCATGCCTGGGGGTCTCGGGAGTAAGAAAGTAGATTCCAAAGTTTAA
- the Bcaqp9 gene encoding Bcaqp9 produces MLPYPKQRCESFNVVDLLSTCSFYKGAVSLKNLKLHIEQHPSFANPSLSHISKFAFTELPFHAFTFSIPKMSLDKQESPIPIVSNDKNIGIFESQNSSPNLSSHESTLDGNNMHTVSSEGSGAYAEHGPGIDHKIPQELEIQSKPDLLWSRVRHTMREPFSEFFGVFILILFGDGVVAQVVLSSGERGSYQSISWGWGIGVMLGVYASGVSGAHINPAVTFANCIFRKFPWRKFPIYMLAQVLGAMCASGVVYANYKSAIDMFEGGNNIRTVGLNTSSAGIFCTYPAPFMTKTGQFFSEFVASTILMFCIYALQDNGNLGSGNLTPLGLFFVIFGIGACFGWETGYAINLARDFGPRLMSYFLGYGHEVWSAGNYYFWVPMVAPFIGCLFGGWLYDVFIFTGESPINTPWMGLKRLMPGGLGSKKVDSKV; encoded by the exons ATGCTACCATACCCAAAACAGCGTTGCGAGAGTTTCAATGTTGTAGACTTGTTGTCCACATGTTCATTCTATAAGGGTG CAGTATCActcaaaaatctcaagcTACATATAGAACAGCATCCGTCTTTCGCAAATCCATCTTTGTCTCATATATCCAAGTTTGCATTCACAGAATTGCCATTCCACGCCTTTACTTTCTCAATTCCTAAAATGAGTCTAGATAAGCAAGAGTCTCCCATTCCTATCGTTAGCAATGACAAGAACATAGGGATATTTGAATCCCAAAACTCCTCGCCAAACCTCTCATCACACGAGTCTACGTTGGACGGAAACAACATGCATACGGTATCCAGTGAAGGTAGTGGTGCTTATGCAGAGCATGGTCCTGGAATCGATCATAAGATCCCACAAGAACTCGAGATACAGTCCAAGCCGGACCTCTTATGGAGTCGTGTTCGACATACCATGCGAGAACCTTTCTCGGAATTCTTTGGTGTATTTATTTT GATCTTGTTTGGAGATGGTGTAGTTGCGCAAGTAGTCCTTAGCTCCGGCGAGAGAGGCTCCTATCAATCTATATCTTGGGGATGGGG AATTGGAGTTATGCTTGGGGTCTATGCTTCAGGTGTTAGTGGTGCTCACATAAACCCAGCTGTGACATTCGCAAACTGcatctttcgaaaatttcCCTGGCGCAAATTCCCCATCTACATGTTGGCGCAAGTGTTGGGTGCAATGTGCGCCTCTGGTGTGGTCTATG CAAACTATAAATCTGCCATTGATATGTTCGAAGGGGGGAATAACATTCGAACTGTGGGTCTCAATACATCATCTGCAGGCATATTCTGCACCTACCCCGCCCCTTTCATGACAAAGACAGGACAATTCTTTTCGGAGTTTGTCGCAAGTACGATACTCATGTTTTGTATCTACGCTCTACAAGACAATGGTAACTTAGGCTCTGGAAATCTTACCCCACTTGGACTCTTCTTCGTGATTTTTGGTATTGGAGCTTGCTTTGGAT GGGAAACTGGATATGCTATCAATTTGGCTAGAGACTTCGGTCCAAGATTGATGAGCTACTTCCTTGGATATGGTCATGAGGTATGGAGCGCGGGAAACTATTACTTTTGGGTACCTATGGTAGCACCATTCATCGGATGCCTGTTTGGAGGCTGGTTGTATG ATGTCTTCATTTTCACTGGTGAAAGCCCCATCAATACTCCTTGGATGGGACTGAAGCGACTCATGCCTGGGGGTCTCGGGAGTAAGAAAGTAGATTCCAAAGTTTAA